The following proteins are encoded in a genomic region of Cyclonatronum proteinivorum:
- a CDS encoding QcrA and Rieske domain-containing protein — MNRHSHPAAPASAPASVSEKDNQNTSPQPLTGSASAHEADTYAAGFDRRTFLRTAGSAALFAFLGISLSSCGVTDSGAGNDDNQNGNGSGNGNGTPPPGAIVIEGNTITLNLSFSELENLRLAGGWRNISQARTLVVNVDGSLIRAFSAVCPHAGCADSWQYNNNRFVCTCHNSIFENSGQRVSGPANRNLTEFEVARDPQDENIVVITRS; from the coding sequence ATGAACAGGCATTCGCATCCAGCTGCTCCCGCTTCGGCTCCCGCTTCCGTTTCGGAAAAAGACAACCAAAACACATCCCCCCAACCCCTCACCGGCAGCGCATCAGCGCATGAAGCCGATACTTATGCGGCCGGGTTCGACCGCCGCACGTTTCTGCGCACAGCCGGATCTGCGGCGCTGTTTGCCTTTCTCGGCATCAGCCTCAGCAGCTGCGGCGTTACCGATTCGGGTGCCGGAAACGACGACAATCAAAACGGAAATGGCAGCGGGAATGGAAACGGTACTCCGCCTCCGGGTGCCATTGTGATCGAGGGCAATACCATCACCCTAAACCTTTCTTTCAGTGAGCTCGAGAACCTGCGCCTCGCCGGGGGATGGCGAAATATCTCACAGGCCCGCACCCTCGTCGTGAATGTGGATGGCAGCCTGATTCGCGCCTTCTCGGCGGTTTGTCCGCATGCGGGCTGTGCCGATTCCTGGCAGTACAACAACAACCGCTTTGTGTGCACCTGTCACAATTCCATCTTTGAGAATTCAGGTCAGCGGGTAAGCGGCCCGGCCAACCGGAACCTCACGGAGTTTGAAGTTGCGCGTGACCCGCAGGATGAGAACATCGTAGTTATTACAAGATCATGA
- a CDS encoding YceI family protein has translation MSFTFRMASSAVIAVLLMAFSAPQERPAPPAYENEPVRFMSDSGYVEFVSRAPLHEFAGTSQQLSGLIDLETQILDFFVDLETLDTGNRRRDRDMRRKYLETHRFPFAEFTGTFTETVPASLSERTPVTVQGSFTMREITHEIQVDGFLTPEDGGIRVTASWEILLEDYNIDRPRIVFYELSDVQRVSIDILLQPVAETP, from the coding sequence ATGAGTTTTACATTCAGAATGGCAAGCAGCGCGGTCATAGCTGTGCTGCTGATGGCTTTTTCGGCCCCGCAGGAACGCCCCGCCCCGCCGGCCTATGAAAACGAACCGGTCCGTTTTATGTCGGACAGCGGATACGTCGAATTCGTATCCCGTGCGCCCCTGCACGAGTTTGCGGGCACCTCGCAGCAGCTCAGCGGCCTGATTGACCTCGAAACGCAGATTCTGGATTTCTTTGTCGATCTCGAAACCCTCGATACCGGCAACCGGCGGCGGGACCGCGACATGCGGCGTAAATATCTGGAAACGCACCGCTTCCCCTTCGCGGAGTTCACCGGCACCTTTACCGAAACGGTACCGGCTTCTCTCTCAGAACGCACTCCCGTAACCGTTCAAGGCAGCTTTACCATGCGCGAAATTACGCACGAAATACAGGTTGATGGCTTCCTGACCCCTGAAGACGGCGGCATCCGCGTAACTGCGAGCTGGGAAATCCTGCTGGAAGATTATAACATCGACCGGCCCCGAATTGTATTTTACGAACTCAGCGATGTGCAGCGGGTTTCGATCGACATCCTGCTGCAACCCGTCGCTGAAACACCCTGA
- a CDS encoding DUF5777 family beta-barrel protein yields MRHPSATLSLVLIQLGFLITETAHGQLQRERAQVQRPVELVFPTPRHINLATTEPLAAGELYYSIMHTFGQIDNGAGNLWGIDSGANIRFNIEYGFTERLSVSVGRSSMDKVFELGGRYLLLQQQTGGAQNMPVSLALNLTGGIMTVPSDLLFESFEFSDRLLFSAAMPVSRGFSDRLSILAVPMFAQFSRTAGNMRLDDVSDSWYAGLGLGARYGLTLRHALTLQYLPAWRDSTEQFSHGFGFGIDIKTGGHVFQLFFTNTQALNDAYLLGATHGDILDGGLRFGFNINRSFVVRS; encoded by the coding sequence ATGCGCCATCCCTCTGCAACCCTGAGCCTCGTTCTTATCCAGCTGGGTTTCTTAATCACCGAAACCGCCCATGGGCAGCTGCAACGGGAGCGCGCGCAGGTACAGCGCCCCGTCGAGCTGGTTTTCCCGACCCCGCGCCACATCAACCTCGCCACGACCGAGCCGCTCGCAGCCGGAGAGCTGTACTACAGCATCATGCACACCTTCGGGCAAATCGACAACGGCGCGGGCAATTTATGGGGGATTGATTCCGGCGCGAACATCCGCTTCAACATCGAATACGGCTTTACGGAGCGGCTCTCGGTTTCGGTCGGTCGGTCATCGATGGATAAAGTTTTTGAGCTGGGCGGGCGCTACCTCCTCCTTCAGCAGCAAACCGGCGGCGCACAAAACATGCCGGTTTCCCTGGCCCTGAACCTCACCGGCGGCATCATGACCGTGCCCTCCGACCTGCTCTTTGAGTCGTTCGAATTCAGCGACCGCCTGCTCTTTTCGGCCGCAATGCCGGTTTCCCGCGGATTCAGCGACCGCCTGAGCATACTCGCGGTGCCCATGTTCGCGCAGTTCAGCCGCACCGCCGGCAACATGCGCCTTGATGATGTCAGCGACAGCTGGTACGCCGGCCTTGGTTTGGGCGCACGTTATGGCCTCACGCTCCGGCACGCCCTCACCCTGCAATACCTGCCCGCATGGCGCGACAGCACGGAGCAATTCAGTCACGGCTTCGGCTTCGGGATCGACATCAAAACCGGCGGGCACGTCTTCCAGCTCTTCTTCACCAACACGCAGGCCCTCAACGACGCCTACCTGCTCGGCGCAACACACGGCGACATCCTCGACGGCGGCCTCCGCTTCGGCTTCAACATCAACCGCTCGTTTGTGGTGCGGAGTTAG
- a CDS encoding M28 family peptidase, translated as MTTPETPSTLLRKRLAGMAIFTVILMVTLPQLFSCESDTGGNPETLTQAELPAIDREQLLGDIEFLSSDALAGRFPGTEGSRLAQEHIIARFTALGVETVGDDFRHSFSHINPRNNTEFPEAVNVIGLIPGTENPERFIAVTAHYDHLGMHDGEIFNGADDNASGVGGLLAAARHFTENPPAHSLLLLALDVEEQGLGGAAYFVENPAVPLDQIVMNLNMDMISHNFEDRLVAAGTFHYPFLRPFIEEATAASPLEIIFSFDNPDAPQDWTFSSDHGPFHAAGIPFIYFGVEDHEHYHTPTDTFENINPDFYVTAVRTIINVLDHLDQNLSDIEALHEGALLE; from the coding sequence ATGACGACTCCCGAAACGCCATCTACTTTATTGAGGAAACGCCTTGCTGGTATGGCGATCTTTACCGTGATCCTCATGGTAACCCTTCCGCAACTGTTCAGCTGTGAAAGCGATACCGGCGGCAACCCGGAAACCCTCACTCAGGCCGAACTGCCCGCCATAGACCGCGAGCAGCTGCTGGGCGATATCGAATTTCTTTCTTCTGACGCCCTTGCGGGACGTTTCCCCGGCACCGAGGGCAGCCGCCTGGCGCAGGAGCATATTATTGCCCGTTTTACCGCGCTTGGTGTTGAAACGGTTGGGGATGACTTTCGCCACAGCTTTTCGCACATCAATCCAAGAAACAACACTGAATTCCCGGAGGCGGTGAACGTCATCGGGCTGATTCCCGGCACGGAGAACCCGGAGCGCTTTATCGCTGTAACCGCACATTATGACCATCTTGGCATGCATGATGGCGAAATCTTCAACGGCGCGGATGACAATGCTTCCGGCGTCGGCGGACTGCTTGCAGCTGCGCGGCATTTCACCGAAAACCCGCCGGCGCACTCGCTGCTGCTACTCGCCCTCGATGTGGAAGAGCAGGGCCTCGGCGGAGCAGCCTACTTTGTTGAAAATCCGGCTGTCCCCCTCGATCAGATTGTAATGAATCTGAACATGGATATGATCAGCCATAATTTTGAAGACCGTCTTGTAGCTGCGGGTACCTTTCACTATCCTTTCCTGCGGCCTTTTATTGAAGAAGCGACCGCAGCAAGTCCGCTGGAAATTATTTTCAGCTTCGACAATCCCGACGCCCCTCAGGATTGGACCTTTTCTTCCGATCACGGTCCTTTTCATGCTGCGGGCATTCCGTTTATCTACTTCGGGGTCGAAGATCATGAGCACTATCACACGCCTACCGACACCTTCGAAAACATCAATCCGGATTTCTATGTAACGGCTGTGCGCACCATTATAAACGTACTGGATCATCTCGATCAGAACCTCAGCGATATCGAAGCCCTGCACGAAGGCGCGCTGCTCGAATAA
- a CDS encoding PGAP1-like alpha/beta domain-containing protein has protein sequence MAKIKAPFYPIIYIRGYAMRQSDIDDTTSTPYMGFNLGTTKIRQNHKGEVRQQFFESPLIRLMKDFGYTDNYAGGEVIDGDIPAKSVIIHRYYDQADGDFGTGAGRPSIEQAAEGLSDLILKTRDQVCGDDAQARQDFRVYLVAHSMGGLIARCLLQNDAIGDAAAKAMVDKVFTYGTPHNGIEIGNINVSRFLSGWDMNNFNRRQMAAYLGLDAHDRVDTLNGKFPEDRFFSLVGTNPADYGAMRRVVGSLSDGLVLIRNASVQGAPRAYTHHSHSGAFGLVNSEEGYQNLTRFLFGDVAVKAVLHLEDLPLPPSVQKALNQGRRVRVSYYFENTVMVRGEMFKLSERKVDNQSAGFKVFDELFAKNAAGRWVPKPERMPVLFTAFLDSSNIETGRTLVFTVDLAVKTTEYEIDGRIFRRNRIPGENLYREQITLKATRSGAGFNLRYALTDEGWGENRGSQAEPVSDGVFRIPLKSGKGFKGALELTVSRR, from the coding sequence ATGGCAAAGATTAAAGCGCCCTTTTATCCGATTATTTACATCCGTGGCTACGCCATGAGACAGTCTGATATTGACGACACCACGTCAACGCCCTATATGGGATTCAATCTCGGTACGACCAAAATCCGGCAGAACCACAAAGGCGAGGTCCGGCAGCAGTTTTTCGAATCGCCGCTCATCCGGCTGATGAAGGATTTTGGTTATACCGATAACTATGCCGGTGGTGAGGTGATTGATGGCGATATTCCGGCGAAGAGTGTTATCATCCATCGCTACTACGATCAGGCGGACGGCGATTTCGGAACCGGAGCGGGCAGGCCGTCAATAGAGCAGGCCGCTGAAGGGCTGAGTGACCTGATTCTGAAAACCCGCGATCAGGTGTGCGGGGATGATGCGCAGGCACGGCAGGATTTTCGCGTCTATCTCGTAGCGCATTCCATGGGCGGACTGATTGCGCGCTGTCTTCTGCAAAATGATGCCATCGGTGACGCAGCGGCCAAGGCAATGGTCGATAAAGTGTTCACCTATGGTACCCCGCACAATGGCATTGAAATTGGAAATATCAATGTGTCACGCTTTCTAAGCGGATGGGATATGAATAATTTCAACCGGCGGCAAATGGCAGCATATCTCGGACTCGATGCTCATGACCGTGTTGATACCCTGAACGGAAAATTTCCTGAAGACCGCTTTTTCTCACTTGTAGGGACCAATCCCGCCGATTACGGAGCCATGCGAAGAGTGGTAGGTTCGCTGAGCGACGGACTTGTCCTGATCAGAAATGCCAGCGTTCAGGGGGCGCCGCGGGCCTATACCCATCACAGTCACAGCGGTGCATTTGGTCTGGTGAATTCTGAGGAAGGCTACCAAAACCTGACCCGCTTTCTCTTTGGGGATGTAGCTGTGAAGGCTGTGCTGCACCTTGAAGACCTGCCGCTGCCGCCAAGCGTGCAAAAGGCCCTTAACCAGGGTCGCAGGGTCAGGGTATCCTACTATTTCGAAAACACGGTCATGGTGCGCGGGGAAATGTTCAAGCTCAGCGAACGCAAGGTCGATAATCAGTCCGCTGGTTTTAAGGTGTTCGACGAACTGTTCGCGAAAAATGCGGCCGGTAGGTGGGTGCCTAAACCGGAGCGCATGCCGGTGCTGTTTACGGCTTTTCTGGATTCGTCAAATATTGAGACCGGCCGTACGCTTGTGTTTACGGTAGATCTTGCTGTAAAAACGACCGAGTACGAAATCGACGGCCGTATTTTCAGGCGTAACCGTATCCCGGGTGAAAACCTGTACCGGGAGCAGATTACGCTGAAAGCGACGCGATCCGGGGCGGGCTTCAACTTGCGCTACGCGCTCACGGATGAAGGCTGGGGCGAAAACAGGGGGAGTCAGGCCGAACCCGTTTCTGACGGCGTATTCCGGATTCCGCTGAAATCCGGCAAAGGATTCAAAGGTGCGCTCGAGCTTACGGTAAGCCGCAGGTAA
- a CDS encoding PP2C family protein-serine/threonine phosphatase, with the protein MPVFDNKYITIYRDNDFEAFFETSASSRRKLIYAHLLIYLLPVVLAYVLAATIGAIGLLYWVYTGLAWLMYMMVAIETTAYMYPQSRDWFKKIFPWVIPLLAIGGGWLGFHLGVSAYSGDTETAVPGSFEYVMANDLWRAGLHYAGIMAAFLLVHTGMSLFLKSARVLYTERAELESDVRFAHEVQNRFLQDVSLTKAETGLTAFGRSVPASELGGDYFELSENSDGHLIAAVGDISGHSFGAGLLMSVTRSALQTHLMYRQDPAEILNRLNQMLVKQSGRSMFATMVMLRIDPHSRRIQLSNAGHIPVYHYRAAAQKLKKRHIRGLALGMTAKATYDTFLFEAEPGDLLLICSDGLTETRDETGKIRDFASFETLVENRLRQTPPDATAQTICETLFQHLSEINHAPAPEDDLTLIVIRF; encoded by the coding sequence ATGCCTGTTTTTGACAACAAATACATCACCATTTACCGCGACAACGATTTTGAAGCCTTCTTTGAAACCAGTGCCTCGTCCCGCCGCAAGCTCATATATGCGCACCTGCTGATCTACCTGCTTCCTGTGGTGCTGGCGTACGTACTGGCTGCAACTATTGGCGCGATCGGGCTATTGTACTGGGTTTATACCGGTCTCGCCTGGCTGATGTATATGATGGTTGCCATCGAAACAACAGCCTACATGTATCCGCAGTCCCGCGACTGGTTCAAGAAAATTTTCCCCTGGGTGATTCCGCTGCTGGCCATTGGCGGCGGCTGGCTGGGCTTTCACCTGGGCGTAAGCGCCTACAGTGGCGACACAGAAACCGCTGTGCCCGGGAGTTTTGAATACGTGATGGCCAACGATCTTTGGCGGGCCGGGCTGCACTACGCCGGCATTATGGCAGCTTTTCTTTTGGTGCACACCGGCATGTCGCTCTTCCTAAAATCGGCGCGGGTGCTCTACACCGAGCGGGCAGAGCTGGAATCAGACGTCCGTTTTGCACACGAAGTGCAGAACCGGTTCCTGCAGGATGTATCTCTCACCAAAGCTGAAACCGGACTTACGGCTTTCGGGCGCTCGGTTCCGGCAAGCGAACTCGGCGGCGATTACTTCGAACTTTCGGAAAACAGCGACGGACACCTCATCGCAGCCGTCGGCGACATCTCGGGACACAGCTTCGGGGCAGGCCTGCTGATGTCCGTCACCCGCAGCGCCCTGCAAACACACCTGATGTACCGGCAGGACCCCGCAGAAATTCTCAACCGCCTCAACCAAATGCTGGTCAAACAGTCAGGCCGCAGCATGTTTGCGACCATGGTCATGCTGCGCATCGACCCGCACAGCCGCCGGATTCAGCTCTCCAACGCGGGTCACATTCCGGTTTACCACTACCGGGCAGCGGCGCAAAAGCTCAAAAAACGCCACATTCGCGGGCTCGCGCTGGGCATGACCGCCAAAGCAACCTACGACACCTTCCTCTTTGAAGCCGAGCCCGGCGACCTGCTGCTGATCTGCTCCGACGGCCTCACCGAAACCCGTGACGAAACCGGCAAAATCCGCGACTTCGCCAGCTTCGAAACGCTCGTTGAAAACCGGCTGCGCCAAACCCCACCCGACGCAACTGCCCAAACCATCTGCGAAACCCTCTTTCAGCACCTCTCCGAAATCAACCACGCCCCCGCCCCGGAAGACGACCTCACCCTCATCGTAATCCGCTTTTAA
- a CDS encoding ATP-binding protein, with protein MSFQRVAIHELRKRVLTERRRFIQVVYGPRQVGKTTLVVQLQKDIGIPVWYCTADAVPVADFGWIRQQWETARMRTGEGRGLLIIDEIQKVTNWSEQVKKEWESDTFSETNLHVILLGSSRLLLQQGLTESLTGRFEVHYCGHWSYAEMKTAFDFTPEQYVLFGGYPGAAELIHDETRWENYLRNSLIETSISKDVLMLANINKPALLRQLFELGTIYSGQILSYNKMIGQLQEAGNTTTLAHYLYLLSSAGLLSGISKYYPEKVRQRASSPKFQVQNTGLMTAISGERITSIRENPKLFGRWVESAIGAHLLDQSIQHHFKLWYWRDRNDEVDFVLQKGAKIIGIEVKSGYARPTAGMSAFQQRYDPFKILLVGDGGLPWQEFLEVDISELF; from the coding sequence ATGAGCTTTCAACGTGTTGCAATACATGAACTTAGGAAAAGAGTATTAACAGAAAGAAGGCGGTTTATACAGGTCGTTTATGGCCCGAGACAGGTAGGTAAGACCACCTTAGTAGTACAATTACAGAAGGATATCGGCATTCCGGTATGGTACTGCACTGCTGATGCCGTACCGGTTGCAGATTTTGGCTGGATTCGTCAGCAATGGGAAACAGCAAGAATGCGGACAGGGGAAGGGAGAGGACTCCTCATCATCGATGAAATTCAAAAGGTTACCAACTGGAGCGAGCAGGTAAAGAAAGAATGGGAATCGGACACCTTTTCGGAGACAAATCTGCACGTCATTTTACTTGGCTCTTCTAGGCTGCTCCTGCAGCAGGGACTCACCGAATCTTTAACAGGACGCTTTGAAGTCCACTACTGCGGGCACTGGAGCTATGCTGAAATGAAAACTGCATTTGATTTTACCCCTGAGCAGTATGTGCTGTTTGGTGGATATCCCGGAGCCGCAGAGCTGATCCACGACGAGACCCGCTGGGAAAACTATCTTCGAAATTCACTGATCGAGACCAGCATATCTAAAGATGTGCTTATGCTTGCCAACATCAACAAGCCCGCTTTGCTTAGGCAGCTTTTTGAACTCGGTACTATTTATTCCGGACAGATTCTGTCTTACAACAAAATGATCGGGCAACTCCAGGAGGCCGGAAATACTACAACACTGGCCCATTATCTCTATCTGCTAAGCAGCGCCGGACTTCTGAGCGGTATTTCCAAGTACTATCCCGAAAAAGTGCGGCAGCGCGCATCCAGTCCGAAATTTCAGGTGCAGAATACCGGTCTGATGACCGCCATTTCAGGAGAACGCATCACATCAATCCGCGAAAACCCCAAACTGTTTGGCCGCTGGGTTGAATCCGCGATTGGAGCCCACCTGCTTGACCAGTCTATTCAGCACCATTTCAAATTGTGGTATTGGCGGGACCGTAACGACGAGGTTGATTTCGTACTCCAAAAAGGAGCCAAAATTATCGGGATTGAAGTGAAAAGCGGTTATGCGAGGCCAACAGCTGGCATGTCGGCTTTTCAGCAAAGATACGACCCGTTCAAAATTCTTTTGGTTGGTGACGGTGGTTTACCCTGGCAGGAATTTCTTGAAGTAGATATCAGCGAGCTGTTCTAA
- a CDS encoding acyl-[acyl-carrier-protein] thioesterase produces the protein MQPFIFSHTVRTFETDARGLMTVSSLLNILQYGAGKHAGELGWSVRALHNSGKTWVLQRFTVEMNELPADGDTITLTTYPSGSDKLLAYRDYKVEDASGKVLVLATSAWVILDLRARRVTPIPDTVSAISTRFGPKLKAKPGTRLTDWQPEADEKAPVFRVRRHDMDLNGHLTNVTYAEWGLEAVPEEIFSKGQLKEIDIVFKAESFFNDRISSHLRTSAVEGSADIRFQHMLRRESDQKVTALMETSWQKP, from the coding sequence ATGCAGCCTTTTATTTTCAGCCACACGGTAAGAACATTCGAAACGGACGCGCGCGGCCTGATGACGGTTTCATCTCTGCTCAACATCCTTCAGTACGGCGCCGGTAAACATGCCGGGGAGCTCGGCTGGTCGGTGCGGGCGTTGCATAACAGCGGTAAAACATGGGTGCTTCAGCGTTTTACGGTTGAAATGAATGAGCTGCCAGCGGATGGCGACACGATCACCCTTACAACGTATCCCAGTGGTTCGGATAAGCTGCTGGCGTACCGTGATTATAAGGTGGAGGACGCTTCAGGCAAGGTGCTGGTTTTGGCTACTTCGGCCTGGGTTATTCTGGATTTGCGGGCACGGCGCGTTACGCCTATCCCTGATACCGTTAGTGCCATAAGCACGCGTTTTGGTCCTAAGCTGAAAGCAAAGCCCGGCACCCGGCTTACTGACTGGCAGCCGGAAGCGGATGAGAAGGCCCCCGTTTTTCGGGTCCGACGGCATGATATGGATTTGAACGGACATCTCACCAACGTGACCTATGCCGAGTGGGGCCTGGAAGCTGTGCCTGAAGAAATTTTCAGCAAGGGTCAGCTGAAGGAAATCGATATCGTGTTTAAGGCGGAATCTTTTTTTAACGACCGTATCAGCTCGCACCTGAGAACATCCGCTGTTGAGGGATCCGCTGACATTCGCTTTCAGCACATGCTGCGCCGGGAATCGGATCAGAAAGTTACGGCACTGATGGAAACGAGCTGGCAGAAACCCTGA
- a CDS encoding RrF2 family transcriptional regulator, with translation MQFLSLGTQYTLTALIFLSRQEQGTAVSASKLAEPLNSPSTYLSQMLTRLIEPGIIGTRRGIHGGVYLAKEAAEISIYDIVTAVEGDDFFKTCFLGISGCGDVEPCPFHEEWGKKRGDIEEWLRATSLDDLANDLSNHLSNGLFQFERKAQV, from the coding sequence ATGCAATTTCTCTCCTTAGGCACCCAATACACGCTTACCGCCCTGATCTTCCTGAGTCGTCAGGAGCAAGGTACTGCGGTTTCAGCGTCCAAGCTGGCTGAGCCCTTAAACAGCCCCAGCACTTATCTGAGCCAAATGCTCACCCGCCTTATAGAGCCGGGTATCATCGGCACACGGCGGGGAATCCATGGAGGGGTGTATCTGGCTAAAGAAGCCGCTGAAATTTCGATATATGATATTGTTACGGCGGTTGAAGGCGACGATTTCTTTAAAACCTGCTTTCTCGGTATAAGCGGCTGCGGCGATGTTGAGCCCTGCCCTTTCCATGAGGAGTGGGGGAAGAAAAGAGGGGATATCGAGGAGTGGCTGCGCGCGACTTCGCTTGATGACCTTGCCAATGACCTGTCAAATCATCTTAGTAATGGCCTGTTTCAGTTTGAGCGCAAAGCCCAAGTCTGA